Proteins encoded within one genomic window of uncultured Sphingopyxis sp.:
- a CDS encoding phosphoribosyltransferase family protein — translation MSDDKIFISANELLADSLRLGMQVVGSDFRPTHLVGIWRGGAPVGIAVQELLDYHGHHCDHIAIRTSSYKGIDQQDPQVKVFALGYLIDTLNPDDRLLIIDDVFDSGRSIRAFIAELKARCRHNMPRDIRIATVWFKPGRNVTDLRPDFFVHETDRWLIFPHEIDGLTVEEIRRHKPEAAIILGQAKAPNA, via the coding sequence ATGAGCGACGACAAAATCTTCATCAGCGCCAACGAACTGCTCGCCGACTCGCTGCGTCTCGGGATGCAGGTGGTGGGCAGCGATTTCAGGCCGACGCACCTCGTGGGCATCTGGCGCGGCGGCGCGCCGGTCGGGATCGCGGTGCAGGAACTGCTCGACTATCACGGCCACCATTGCGACCATATCGCGATCCGCACCTCCTCCTACAAAGGCATCGACCAGCAGGACCCGCAAGTGAAGGTGTTCGCGCTCGGCTACCTGATCGACACGCTCAATCCCGACGACCGGCTGCTGATTATCGACGATGTCTTCGACAGCGGTCGCAGCATCCGCGCCTTCATCGCCGAATTGAAGGCGCGCTGCCGCCACAATATGCCGCGCGACATCCGCATCGCGACCGTCTGGTTCAAGCCGGGGCGCAATGTCACCGACCTCCGCCCCGATTTCTTCGTTCACGAAACCGACCGGTGGCTGATCTTCCCGCACGAGATCGACGGGCTGACGGTCGAGGAAATCCGCCGTCACAAGCCCGAGGCGGCGATCATCCTCGGGCAAGCGAAGGCGCCAAATGCCTGA
- a CDS encoding M56 family metallopeptidase, which translates to MLTAAILLSLAWKSAVVAALTLALLRLARARSAGERSMIAHAGLAALLALPAAILLLPQWAPLPASWFAASALETGATGGSAIDPAAATASVPVVVDRAGSTPIVVDWSDLAPFLYLVPLVLLCGVMALAVVRLFAMRGRAEILVERSWLSALAEAQRRMGFKHGTALLVSKELRSPISWGVLRPTIVLSPKAVAAAGEAEAIIAHELAHVARLDWAKLLGARIACAVFWFNPLVWMLARESHQLREEAADDAVLMADIDGPDYATLLVGAARHDNQGALLAAHGVAPGKNSLKRRITRVLDGSLRRGPASASWMLMSLVLLAGVTAPLAAFSATAKPEAAADVHAVAASTTTKTSATSQAAAVASDATVEGAATATSKPLTAEQLVGMRAVGVTPEYVEKLRESGGSIDADDIISAKASGIDPAYIRQMRAIIPGAGFDDLVGARHVGVDAAFARDMRSHFPGVGIDDLIALKAMGVDCDFVTEMQRSGVRMRDADDAIELRAVGAFRPSAKARPPATPRPVAKAVRGGDVAVLDMERGVIEARRADGRIARIEIPATPEPPAPPTAPDD; encoded by the coding sequence ATGCTGACCGCCGCCATATTGCTGAGCCTCGCCTGGAAATCGGCCGTCGTCGCGGCGCTGACGCTGGCGCTGCTCCGCCTCGCGCGGGCGCGCTCGGCGGGTGAACGGTCGATGATCGCGCATGCGGGGCTCGCGGCGCTGCTCGCGCTGCCTGCCGCGATTCTGCTGCTGCCGCAATGGGCGCCGCTGCCCGCGAGCTGGTTTGCCGCGTCCGCTCTCGAAACAGGGGCAACCGGGGGATCGGCGATCGATCCGGCCGCCGCCACGGCTTCAGTCCCTGTCGTGGTGGATCGGGCCGGATCGACGCCGATCGTCGTCGACTGGAGCGACCTTGCCCCCTTTCTCTATCTTGTCCCGCTCGTCCTGCTGTGCGGAGTGATGGCGCTCGCGGTCGTGCGGCTGTTCGCGATGCGCGGACGCGCCGAGATATTGGTCGAACGCTCGTGGCTGTCGGCGCTTGCCGAAGCGCAGCGGCGGATGGGGTTCAAGCATGGCACCGCGCTTCTGGTCAGCAAGGAGCTGCGTTCGCCGATCAGCTGGGGCGTGCTGCGCCCGACGATCGTGCTGAGCCCGAAAGCCGTCGCGGCGGCGGGGGAGGCCGAGGCGATCATCGCGCATGAGCTGGCGCATGTCGCGCGGCTCGACTGGGCGAAGCTGCTCGGCGCGCGCATCGCCTGCGCGGTCTTCTGGTTCAATCCCCTCGTGTGGATGCTGGCGCGCGAGAGCCATCAATTGCGCGAGGAAGCCGCCGACGACGCGGTGCTGATGGCCGACATCGACGGCCCCGACTATGCGACGCTGCTGGTCGGCGCGGCGCGCCACGACAATCAGGGCGCACTGCTCGCCGCGCATGGCGTCGCGCCGGGCAAGAACAGCCTGAAGCGCCGGATCACTCGCGTACTCGACGGCAGCCTGCGGCGCGGCCCGGCGAGCGCGAGCTGGATGCTGATGAGCCTCGTGCTGCTCGCCGGCGTCACCGCGCCGCTCGCCGCCTTTTCGGCGACGGCGAAGCCCGAGGCGGCGGCGGATGTCCACGCTGTCGCCGCCTCCACCACAACAAAGACAAGCGCGACGTCGCAGGCGGCTGCGGTTGCAAGCGACGCCACGGTCGAGGGGGCCGCGACGGCCACGTCGAAGCCGCTGACCGCCGAACAGCTCGTCGGGATGCGCGCGGTCGGCGTGACCCCCGAATATGTCGAGAAATTGCGCGAAAGCGGCGGATCGATCGACGCCGACGACATCATCTCGGCCAAGGCAAGCGGGATCGACCCCGCCTATATCCGGCAGATGCGCGCCATCATTCCCGGCGCCGGCTTCGACGATCTGGTCGGCGCGCGCCATGTCGGCGTCGATGCGGCCTTTGCCCGCGACATGCGGTCGCATTTTCCGGGGGTGGGGATTGACGATCTGATCGCGCTGAAGGCGATGGGGGTCGACTGCGATTTCGTCACCGAGATGCAGCGGTCGGGCGTCAGGATGCGCGATGCCGACGATGCGATCGAATTGCGCGCGGTGGGCGCGTTCCGGCCCAGCGCGAAGGCCCGTCCCCCGGCAACGCCGCGACCGGTCGCAAAGGCGGTGCGCGGCGGCGATGTCGCGGTCCTCGACATGGAACGCGGCGTGATCGAGGCGCGCCGCGCCGATGGCCGGATCGCCCGGATCGAAATACCCGCAACGCCCGAACCCCCGGCGCCGCCTACCGCGCCCGACGACTGA
- a CDS encoding M20/M25/M40 family metallo-hydrolase has protein sequence MKTHLAAALFLTAIAAPAAAQTGIDAANLTETVRTLASDQFQGRAPGTVGEERTVGYLIGRLEAMGLEPAGVDGGWTQPVPLLHTRLGAPETLAFGRKGAATPLTFGTDIYVSTLQPKDKAVVANAPMVFVGYGVSAPERGWDDFKGQDLKGKVAVFLINDPDFVAAKGEDPFGKFGGRTMTYYGRWTYKFEEAARRGAVAALIVHDAEGVGYGWNVVKSGGGENYGLVVPPEKVTSLALQGWISGEMATKLFTDAGQDLEKLRVAARRKDFTPVDLGTSFDAAIPVTQEVVQSQNVLAKISGAKRPDEVVIYGAHWDAYGEGPPDSEGRIYRAGANDDALGVAGLFEIARLFKAAPPPDRTIAFAFWTAEERGLLGSEAYAEKPLFPLEKTVANLGLDILQTAGRAKDVVLVGKGQGTLEDDLARFAAAQGRTVSVESLPERGLFYRADHFSLAKRGVPVLLMMGIAGASDLVEGGKEAGQAWVDAYTGKCYHQACDAWGPDWNLDGAVQDIEIFHRIGNELARSARWPGWKAGSEFKAIRDKSAAVRK, from the coding sequence ATGAAAACGCACCTTGCCGCCGCCCTTTTCCTCACCGCCATCGCCGCGCCGGCCGCAGCCCAAACGGGTATCGACGCCGCCAATCTCACCGAAACCGTGCGCACGCTTGCTTCCGACCAGTTTCAGGGCCGCGCCCCCGGGACGGTCGGCGAGGAGCGCACGGTCGGCTATCTGATCGGCCGGCTGGAGGCGATGGGGCTCGAACCCGCGGGCGTCGACGGCGGCTGGACGCAGCCGGTGCCGCTGCTCCACACGCGCCTCGGCGCGCCCGAAACGCTGGCCTTCGGCCGCAAGGGCGCCGCGACGCCGCTGACCTTCGGCACCGACATCTATGTCTCGACGCTCCAGCCCAAGGACAAGGCGGTGGTGGCGAACGCGCCGATGGTCTTCGTCGGTTATGGCGTCAGCGCCCCTGAGCGCGGCTGGGACGATTTCAAGGGGCAGGATTTGAAGGGCAAGGTCGCGGTCTTCCTGATCAACGATCCCGATTTCGTCGCGGCCAAGGGCGAGGATCCGTTCGGCAAATTCGGTGGCCGGACGATGACCTATTACGGCCGCTGGACCTATAAGTTCGAGGAAGCCGCCCGCCGCGGCGCGGTCGCGGCGCTGATCGTCCACGACGCCGAGGGCGTCGGCTATGGCTGGAACGTCGTCAAGAGCGGCGGCGGCGAAAATTACGGTCTCGTCGTGCCGCCCGAAAAGGTGACGAGCCTTGCGCTGCAGGGCTGGATCTCCGGCGAAATGGCGACGAAACTCTTCACCGATGCCGGGCAGGATCTGGAGAAATTGCGCGTCGCGGCGCGCCGCAAGGATTTCACGCCCGTAGACCTCGGCACGAGCTTCGACGCCGCGATCCCCGTGACGCAGGAGGTCGTGCAGAGCCAGAATGTCCTCGCCAAGATTTCGGGCGCGAAACGCCCCGACGAGGTCGTCATCTATGGCGCGCATTGGGACGCCTATGGAGAAGGTCCGCCCGACAGCGAGGGCCGCATCTATCGCGCGGGCGCCAACGACGACGCGCTCGGCGTCGCGGGGCTGTTCGAGATCGCGCGGCTGTTCAAGGCGGCGCCGCCGCCCGACCGCACGATCGCCTTCGCCTTCTGGACCGCCGAGGAGCGCGGGCTGCTAGGATCCGAAGCCTATGCCGAAAAGCCGCTCTTCCCGCTCGAGAAGACCGTCGCCAACCTCGGCCTCGACATCCTTCAGACCGCCGGCCGCGCCAAGGACGTCGTCCTCGTCGGCAAGGGACAGGGCACGCTCGAGGACGATCTCGCTCGCTTTGCGGCGGCGCAAGGGCGCACGGTCAGCGTCGAGAGTCTGCCCGAACGCGGCCTCTTCTACCGTGCCGACCATTTCAGTCTCGCCAAGCGCGGCGTGCCCGTCCTGTTGATGATGGGGATCGCGGGCGCGTCGGATCTCGTCGAGGGTGGCAAGGAAGCGGGACAGGCGTGGGTCGATGCCTATACGGGCAAATGCTATCATCAGGCGTGCGACGCCTGGGGACCCGACTGGAACCTCGACGGCGCGGTGCAGGACATCGAGATTTTCCATCGGATCGGTAATGAATTGGCGCGTTCGGCACGCTGGCCCGGGTGGAAAGCCGGCAGCGAGTTCAAGGCGATCCGCGACAAGAGCGCTGCGGTGCGGAAATAG
- a CDS encoding TonB-dependent receptor plug domain-containing protein, whose amino-acid sequence MRRATSLAAIAAALSNPALAQETAVPSGDTPPPAATEIAPTATMPARQVYTPADFTRYAPVNAYDMLNQVPGFQIRDSEELRGLGQATGNVLFNGKRPSNKADDMYTQLSRIPAGNVERIEIVDGATLDIPGLSGQVANIVYRADGISGQFSWKPQFRPHYTDPLFTRADVSVRGRSGEIEYEASLNNDDSARSGAGGPTLIYDGAGHIIERRKDIWHTHYDTPKLSGRITWDPAGDTVANFGGHYQRKYDRYYEDGVRSGPGLPDSIRTVREKADSWNYEIGGDYQFGLGPGKLKLIGLRRFSHEPYRQEIVTTPEGGIATGDRFMQTGDLGETIGRGEYQWKMFGGDWQLSGEAAFNTLDNVASLAVLDPSGDFVDIPFEGGTGGVSEDRYEGLLSFGRKLTDKLNFQIIAGAEHSTITQTGANGLTRSFFRPKGSISLAWAPSADFDISVKLRRRVLQLSFYDFLARAFLNDGNQNASNNDLRPQQDWTYEGEINKKLGPWGSTKLIFIYRDVEDRVDVIPIGETGEAVGNIAKARAGAIDWTSTINLDPAGLKGVRLNTRLLLQKSSLRDPFTGEKRQWSGFTDTVVELGLRHDIPASDWAWGGDLEYSHYQPNYRRNQTDKVWEGPIWASLFVENKDVFGLTVRAQISNMVNARSKRDRTVYTGVRGDSPVSFIEQRDRLIGPIFVFSVRGTF is encoded by the coding sequence GTGAGGCGAGCGACCAGCCTCGCGGCGATCGCTGCCGCGCTTTCCAACCCGGCACTGGCGCAGGAGACGGCGGTGCCGAGCGGCGATACGCCGCCGCCCGCCGCGACCGAGATCGCGCCCACCGCGACCATGCCGGCGCGGCAGGTCTACACCCCCGCCGACTTCACGCGCTACGCGCCCGTCAACGCGTATGACATGCTGAACCAGGTGCCGGGTTTCCAGATCCGCGACAGCGAGGAACTGCGCGGGCTGGGACAGGCGACCGGCAATGTGCTGTTCAACGGCAAGCGGCCATCGAACAAGGCCGACGACATGTATACGCAGCTCTCGCGCATCCCCGCGGGCAATGTCGAGCGGATCGAGATCGTCGATGGCGCGACGCTCGATATTCCGGGCTTGTCGGGGCAGGTCGCCAATATCGTCTATCGCGCCGACGGCATTTCGGGGCAGTTTTCGTGGAAGCCGCAGTTCCGCCCGCACTACACCGACCCGTTGTTCACGCGCGCCGACGTGTCGGTGCGCGGGCGGTCGGGCGAGATCGAATATGAGGCGTCGCTCAACAACGACGATTCGGCGCGCAGCGGCGCGGGCGGCCCCACGCTCATTTACGATGGCGCGGGCCATATCATCGAGCGGCGCAAGGATATCTGGCACACCCATTATGACACGCCGAAGCTGTCGGGGCGCATCACATGGGATCCGGCGGGCGACACCGTCGCCAATTTCGGCGGCCATTATCAGCGCAAATATGACCGCTATTATGAGGATGGCGTGCGCAGCGGCCCGGGGCTGCCCGACAGCATCCGCACCGTGCGCGAAAAGGCCGACAGCTGGAATTACGAGATCGGCGGCGATTACCAGTTCGGGCTCGGACCGGGGAAGCTCAAGCTGATCGGGCTCCGCCGCTTCAGCCACGAACCCTATCGCCAGGAAATCGTGACCACCCCCGAAGGCGGTATCGCCACCGGCGACCGCTTCATGCAGACGGGCGACCTCGGCGAGACGATCGGGCGCGGCGAATATCAATGGAAGATGTTCGGCGGCGACTGGCAGCTCTCGGGCGAGGCGGCGTTCAACACGCTCGACAATGTCGCGTCGCTCGCGGTGCTCGATCCCTCGGGCGATTTCGTCGATATTCCCTTCGAAGGCGGCACCGGCGGGGTGAGCGAGGATCGCTATGAAGGGCTTTTGAGCTTCGGCCGCAAGCTGACCGACAAGCTCAATTTCCAGATCATCGCCGGCGCCGAACATTCGACGATCACCCAGACCGGCGCGAACGGCCTGACGCGCAGCTTCTTCCGGCCCAAAGGATCGATTTCGCTCGCCTGGGCGCCCTCGGCCGATTTCGATATATCGGTCAAGCTCAGGCGGCGCGTGCTGCAGCTTTCCTTCTACGACTTTCTCGCGCGCGCCTTCCTCAACGACGGCAACCAGAATGCGAGCAACAACGACCTGCGCCCCCAGCAGGACTGGACCTACGAGGGCGAGATCAACAAGAAGCTGGGTCCCTGGGGGTCGACCAAGCTGATCTTCATCTACCGCGACGTCGAGGATCGCGTCGACGTGATCCCGATCGGCGAGACGGGCGAGGCGGTCGGCAATATCGCGAAGGCGAGGGCGGGCGCGATCGACTGGACCTCGACCATCAACCTCGACCCCGCGGGGCTGAAGGGAGTGCGGCTCAACACGCGCCTGCTGCTGCAGAAAAGCTCGCTGCGCGATCCCTTCACCGGCGAGAAGCGGCAGTGGAGCGGCTTCACCGACACCGTCGTCGAACTGGGCCTGCGCCACGACATTCCCGCGAGCGACTGGGCGTGGGGCGGCGACCTCGAATATTCGCACTACCAGCCCAATTACCGCCGCAACCAGACCGACAAGGTCTGGGAAGGACCCATATGGGCGTCGCTGTTCGTCGAGAACAAGGATGTGTTCGGCCTCACCGTTCGCGCCCAGATCTCCAACATGGTGAACGCCCGGTCGAAACGCGACCGCACCGTCTATACCGGGGTGCGCGGCGACAGCCCGGTTTCCTTCATCGAGCAGCGCGACCGGCTGATCGGGCCGATCTTCGTCTTTTCGGTGCGCGGGACATTCTGA
- a CDS encoding 2OG-Fe(II) oxygenase translates to MPKGDPIAAALDRDGWAMLPGLLSGPECDGTAALYARDAGFRSHVFMARHGFGRGEYRYFAYPLPPLVQALRGMLYARLAPIANRWHERMGMAARFPADHAEFLARCHDAGQRRPTPLLLRYGAGDYNCLHQDLYGEHVFPLQVAILLSEPQRDFTGGEFILTEQRPRMQSRAAVVPLWKGDAAVFAVNARPVRGSRGDYRVTMRHGVSEIRSGRRHTLGLIFHDAA, encoded by the coding sequence ATGCCGAAAGGAGACCCGATCGCCGCGGCGCTCGATCGTGACGGATGGGCGATGCTGCCGGGGTTGCTGAGCGGCCCCGAATGCGACGGCACCGCGGCGCTCTATGCGCGGGATGCGGGGTTCCGCAGCCATGTGTTCATGGCGCGGCACGGCTTCGGACGCGGCGAATATCGTTATTTCGCCTATCCGCTGCCGCCGCTGGTTCAGGCTTTGCGGGGCATGCTCTATGCGCGGCTCGCGCCGATCGCGAACCGTTGGCACGAGCGGATGGGGATGGCGGCACGCTTTCCGGCCGATCATGCCGAATTCCTCGCGCGCTGCCACGATGCGGGACAGCGGCGGCCGACGCCCTTGCTGCTGCGATATGGCGCGGGCGACTATAATTGCCTGCACCAGGATCTCTACGGCGAGCATGTGTTTCCGCTGCAGGTCGCCATCCTGCTGTCCGAGCCGCAACGCGATTTCACCGGCGGCGAGTTCATCCTGACCGAACAGCGGCCGCGGATGCAATCGAGAGCCGCGGTCGTGCCGCTGTGGAAGGGCGACGCGGCCGTCTTCGCGGTGAATGCGCGGCCGGTGCGGGGATCGCGCGGCGACTATCGCGTGACGATGCGCCACGGGGTCAGCGAAATCCGGTCGGGGCGGCGGCATACGCTGGGCCTGATCTTCCACGACGCGGCGTGA
- a CDS encoding rod shape-determining protein: MKFFNRFASAAHNMAIDLGTVNTVVYVRDKGIVLNEPSVVALETRDGVRRVKVVGNEAKPMMGKTPDNIQAIRPLRDGVIADIDVAEQMLKHFMDKAQGGASRFVQRSHVVICVPSGSTMVERRAIRDAASNAGAASVQLIEESLAAAIGAGLQVAEPRGAMVVDIGGGTTEVAVLSLSGIAYSNSVRVGGDKMDDMISSFIRRKHNLMVGEMTAERVKMTIGCATPPAGDGMVMGVKGRDLVTGRPAEVRVTEAEVAEALAEPVGQIVGAVRAALEQTPPELSADIIDEGITLTGGGALLRRMDQAIARATGLPVTVADDALMCVAMGAGRAFEDRTYHGVLIAA; the protein is encoded by the coding sequence ATGAAGTTTTTTAATCGGTTTGCGTCGGCCGCGCACAATATGGCTATCGACCTCGGGACGGTGAACACCGTCGTCTATGTGCGCGACAAGGGCATCGTCCTCAACGAACCCTCGGTCGTTGCGCTGGAAACGCGCGACGGCGTCCGCCGGGTCAAGGTCGTCGGCAACGAAGCCAAGCCGATGATGGGCAAGACCCCCGACAATATCCAGGCGATCCGCCCCTTGCGCGACGGGGTCATCGCCGACATCGACGTCGCCGAGCAGATGCTCAAGCACTTCATGGACAAGGCGCAGGGCGGTGCGAGCCGCTTCGTCCAGCGCAGCCATGTCGTGATCTGCGTGCCGTCGGGATCGACGATGGTCGAGCGCCGCGCGATCCGCGACGCCGCGAGCAATGCGGGCGCGGCATCGGTGCAACTGATCGAGGAATCGCTCGCCGCCGCGATCGGCGCCGGGCTGCAGGTCGCCGAGCCGAGGGGGGCCATGGTCGTCGACATCGGCGGCGGCACGACCGAGGTCGCGGTGCTGTCGCTGAGCGGCATCGCCTACAGCAATTCGGTGCGCGTCGGCGGCGACAAGATGGACGACATGATCTCCTCCTTCATCCGCCGCAAACATAATCTGATGGTCGGCGAAATGACCGCCGAGCGCGTGAAGATGACGATTGGCTGCGCGACCCCGCCGGCGGGCGACGGCATGGTCATGGGCGTCAAGGGCCGCGACCTCGTCACCGGCCGCCCCGCCGAGGTGCGGGTGACCGAGGCCGAGGTCGCCGAGGCGCTCGCCGAACCCGTCGGGCAGATCGTCGGCGCGGTGCGCGCGGCGCTCGAACAGACGCCGCCCGAACTGTCGGCCGACATCATCGACGAAGGCATCACGCTGACCGGCGGCGGCGCGCTGCTACGCCGCATGGATCAGGCGATCGCGCGCGCGACCGGGCTGCCGGTCACGGTCGCCGACGATGCGTTGATGTGCGTCGCGATGGGTGCGGGACGCGCGTTCGAGGACCGCACCTATCACGGCGTGCTGATCGCGGCTTGA
- a CDS encoding reverse transcriptase-like protein, with protein MTARRIKIYFDGGCRPNPGRMETAVVTGGAAVVVRDAGIGSSQDAEWLALIAALRLARDLALENFILLGDAAGVVAQANGAVRARGGAAEHLARFRALAEGGPAPAVRHIKRTQNLAGIALARGR; from the coding sequence ATGACGGCGCGCCGCATCAAAATCTATTTCGACGGCGGATGCCGGCCCAACCCGGGCAGGATGGAAACCGCCGTCGTCACCGGCGGCGCGGCCGTCGTCGTGCGCGACGCGGGGATCGGCAGCAGCCAGGATGCCGAGTGGCTCGCGCTGATCGCGGCGCTGCGGCTGGCGCGCGACCTGGCGCTGGAGAATTTCATCCTGCTCGGCGACGCGGCGGGGGTGGTGGCGCAAGCGAACGGCGCGGTGCGCGCCCGCGGCGGGGCGGCGGAGCATCTCGCCCGTTTCCGCGCGCTCGCCGAAGGCGGGCCGGCGCCCGCCGTGCGTCATATCAAGCGGACGCAGAATCTGGCGGGGATCGCGCTGGCGCGCGGGCGATAG
- a CDS encoding adenosine deaminase, with the protein MPEGFASREERAAFIAGLPKAELHLHIEGSLEPALMFELAQRNRVAIPFASVEEVRAAYAFSNLQDFLDIYYQGMGVLHREQDFHDLTAAYLALAHADNVRHVEIFFDPQGHTARGVAFGTVVAGITRALDDAEASYGMTSKLIMCFLRHLSEDEAEATLDAALPYLDRIAGVGLDSSEVGHPPAKFERVFARAKRLGLKTVAHAGEEGPPEYVREALDLLKVDRIDHGNRSLEDPALVARLAAEGMTLTVCPLSNLKLCVVGDIAAHPLKTMLDAGLKATVNSDDPSYFGGYVGANYQAVADALDLSKDELLTLARNSFTGSFLSDADKAKHMAAIDACA; encoded by the coding sequence ATGCCTGAGGGTTTCGCCTCGCGCGAGGAACGCGCCGCCTTTATTGCGGGCCTGCCCAAGGCCGAACTGCACCTCCATATCGAAGGATCGCTCGAACCCGCGCTGATGTTCGAGCTGGCGCAGCGCAACCGGGTCGCGATCCCCTTTGCCAGCGTCGAGGAAGTGCGCGCGGCCTATGCCTTCTCGAACCTCCAGGATTTTCTCGACATCTATTATCAGGGCATGGGCGTGCTCCACCGCGAGCAGGACTTCCATGACCTGACCGCCGCTTACCTCGCGCTCGCGCATGCCGACAATGTCCGGCACGTCGAGATTTTCTTCGATCCGCAGGGGCACACGGCGCGGGGCGTCGCCTTCGGCACCGTTGTCGCGGGCATCACACGCGCGCTCGACGATGCCGAAGCGAGCTACGGCATGACGTCGAAGCTCATCATGTGCTTTCTCCGCCACCTCAGCGAGGACGAGGCCGAAGCGACGCTCGACGCGGCGCTGCCATATCTCGATCGCATCGCCGGCGTCGGGCTCGACTCGTCCGAAGTCGGGCATCCTCCCGCCAAGTTCGAACGCGTCTTCGCACGCGCGAAGCGACTGGGCCTCAAGACCGTCGCGCACGCCGGCGAGGAAGGGCCGCCCGAATATGTCCGCGAAGCGCTCGATCTCTTGAAGGTCGATCGCATCGACCATGGCAATCGCAGCCTCGAGGACCCCGCGCTCGTCGCGCGGCTCGCCGCCGAAGGCATGACGCTGACCGTCTGCCCGCTCTCGAACCTCAAGCTCTGCGTCGTCGGCGACATCGCCGCCCATCCGCTGAAGACCATGCTCGATGCGGGCCTCAAGGCGACGGTAAACAGCGACGATCCCAGCTATTTCGGCGGCTATGTGGGCGCCAATTACCAGGCGGTCGCCGATGCGCTCGACCTGTCGAAGGACGAACTGCTGACGCTCGCGCGCAACAGCTTTACCGGCTCGTTCCTGAGCGATGCCGACAAGGCGAAGCATATGGCCGCGATCGACGCCTGCGCCTGA